In one window of Blastopirellula marina DNA:
- a CDS encoding aminotransferase class V-fold PLP-dependent enzyme: protein MATTQMESQLDVARIRTDFPILHQVDDEGNPLVYLDNAASSQRPQSVIDCLSDVYEKHYANVHRGGHRLSAESTDLYEAARQAARRFIGAKSDNEVIFTSGTTMGINLVARSWGDTNISAGDEILLTEMEHHSNLVPWHQLAQRTGATIKAIPVTAEGLLDLDALPQVLTEKTKIVGLCAVSNVLGTINPVPQIVEAAHQVGAKVLVDAAQAVPHEAIDVTKWDADFVAFSSHKMLGPSGVGILYGKEALLDAMPPFLGGGSMIDDVALDHFTPAMLPAKFEAGTPPIADAIAMKPAIEYLESVGLSQILQHEQALAAYAHDLLINVPGLRFLGPGISEKAGIVSFTIDGLAASDIAAFLDGHGIAVREGHHCTLPLHKKLGISASVRASFYLYNTREEVEKLADSVKTTVAFFG, encoded by the coding sequence ATGGCCACAACCCAGATGGAATCGCAGTTGGATGTCGCTCGCATCCGGACCGATTTTCCGATTCTTCACCAGGTCGACGACGAAGGTAATCCGCTCGTTTACTTGGATAACGCCGCCAGCAGCCAGCGTCCGCAATCGGTGATTGATTGCCTAAGTGACGTCTATGAAAAACATTACGCGAATGTTCATCGCGGCGGCCACCGCTTGAGTGCGGAATCGACCGATCTTTACGAAGCGGCCCGCCAAGCCGCGCGGCGGTTCATCGGGGCCAAATCGGACAACGAGGTGATCTTCACGTCCGGCACGACCATGGGCATCAATCTGGTGGCCCGCAGCTGGGGCGATACCAACATCTCAGCGGGCGACGAGATCTTGCTGACCGAGATGGAGCATCACTCGAACCTCGTTCCATGGCATCAGTTAGCTCAACGGACGGGCGCCACGATCAAAGCGATTCCGGTCACGGCGGAAGGTTTGCTCGATCTTGACGCCCTCCCGCAAGTTCTCACCGAGAAGACAAAGATCGTCGGCCTGTGTGCGGTTTCCAACGTGCTGGGGACGATCAATCCCGTGCCGCAGATTGTCGAGGCTGCCCATCAAGTAGGGGCCAAGGTGCTGGTCGACGCCGCCCAAGCGGTGCCACACGAAGCGATCGATGTCACCAAATGGGATGCCGATTTTGTTGCGTTCAGTTCGCACAAAATGCTGGGCCCCTCAGGCGTTGGCATTCTCTATGGCAAAGAAGCCCTGCTCGACGCGATGCCACCATTCCTTGGGGGTGGCAGCATGATCGACGATGTCGCTCTCGATCATTTCACGCCCGCGATGCTCCCCGCGAAGTTTGAGGCAGGCACACCGCCGATTGCCGACGCGATTGCGATGAAGCCAGCAATCGAATACCTCGAAAGTGTTGGCTTGTCGCAGATTCTGCAGCACGAACAAGCCTTGGCCGCTTACGCCCATGACTTGCTGATCAACGTTCCCGGGCTGCGTTTCCTCGGACCAGGCATTTCCGAGAAGGCAGGCATCGTCAGCTTCACGATCGATGGGCTGGCCGCCAGCGACATTGCGGCGTTCCTCGACGGACACGGAATCGCCGTGCGAGAAGGGCATCATTGCACGTTGCCGCTGCACAAGAAACTAGGCATCAGTGCCAGCGTCCGAGCGAGCTTCTATCTGTACAACACGCGGGAAGAAGTCGAAAAGCTGGCCGATTCGGTGAAAACCACCGTCGCGTTTTTTGGGTAG
- a CDS encoding DNA-binding domain-containing protein: MPQPPLNSRDLPTIQQWFQAVITSAEGVSRGVDSSAAKGCIDISAAEIEGVILPSQKRSSLQRLEVYANAYFARLTECLQAIYPIFAQTVGEELFAQFALRYLQLYPSRSYTLNRLGDHFVEFLNETRPAETSDAPDWIDFIICLARLEWGIDQVFDGAGYEGKPVIAPDQLQQLSPEAFWNAQAELVPCLQLFAFPFPINDYFTATKRSGDAQVPSPQPTWLALSRRDFIVRRIPLTSFEHALLAQMVRGLPIGESIEAALTETEETENLPEVLAATFQKLAAEQLILAIKTAS; the protein is encoded by the coding sequence ATGCCGCAACCTCCGCTCAATTCGCGTGATCTGCCGACGATCCAGCAGTGGTTTCAGGCCGTCATCACCAGTGCGGAAGGTGTCTCTCGCGGTGTCGATTCCTCTGCGGCGAAAGGCTGCATCGATATCTCCGCGGCAGAGATTGAAGGGGTGATTCTTCCGAGTCAGAAGCGAAGCAGTCTCCAGCGGTTGGAAGTTTACGCCAACGCCTATTTCGCTCGCCTGACCGAATGTCTGCAGGCCATCTATCCGATCTTCGCCCAGACGGTCGGTGAGGAACTGTTCGCCCAGTTTGCTCTAAGGTATTTGCAGCTGTACCCATCGCGGTCGTACACGCTGAACCGCTTAGGGGACCACTTTGTCGAGTTTCTAAACGAAACCCGACCTGCCGAAACGAGTGACGCACCTGACTGGATCGACTTTATCATCTGCCTGGCACGCCTCGAGTGGGGCATCGATCAGGTCTTTGATGGGGCAGGCTACGAGGGGAAACCGGTCATTGCTCCCGATCAGCTTCAACAACTGTCGCCAGAAGCGTTTTGGAATGCCCAGGCCGAACTGGTCCCCTGCCTCCAGTTGTTCGCTTTTCCCTTCCCGATCAACGACTACTTCACCGCCACCAAGAGGTCTGGCGACGCCCAGGTTCCCTCCCCCCAGCCAACTTGGCTGGCCCTCTCGCGGCGTGATTTCATCGTGCGACGGATTCCGTTGACGTCGTTTGAGCATGCCCTGCTCGCGCAAATGGTCCGCGGATTACCGATCGGGGAATCAATCGAAGCTGCCCTTACGGAAACGGAAGAAACGGAAAACCTTCCCGAAGTGCTAGCAGCCACATTTCAAAAGTTGGCCGCCGAACAGCTGATTCTCGCGATAAAGACAGCTTCGTAA
- a CDS encoding class I SAM-dependent methyltransferase produces the protein MSLASDLKVLYHLAVKPVRGKSHAERLDSFYSGQAGAYDDFRKRLLKGREEMYQSIQPPQDAVWVDMGGGTGSNLEFIADRIPNLKKAYVVDLASSLLKVCDDRIKERGWDNVQTVEADATTWTPEEGTADVVTFSYSLTMIPDWFAAIDNALRILKPGGTIGVVDFYVSRKFPDEMMKRHSWSTRSFWPVWFASDNVFPSRDHVPYLRRHFETTKLEENRAKVPYLLWFKTPYYIFTGTKKES, from the coding sequence ATGAGCCTGGCCTCGGATCTGAAAGTACTTTATCACCTGGCAGTCAAACCGGTGCGTGGCAAAAGCCACGCCGAGCGGTTAGACAGCTTCTACAGCGGCCAAGCCGGCGCTTACGACGATTTCCGCAAGCGTCTGCTCAAGGGACGCGAAGAGATGTACCAGTCGATTCAACCGCCGCAAGACGCGGTCTGGGTCGATATGGGGGGCGGTACCGGATCGAATCTGGAATTCATTGCCGATCGAATTCCGAATTTGAAGAAAGCGTACGTCGTCGATCTGGCTTCGTCATTGCTGAAAGTATGCGACGATCGGATCAAAGAACGTGGCTGGGACAACGTGCAGACCGTCGAAGCAGACGCCACGACCTGGACGCCAGAGGAAGGGACCGCCGACGTGGTGACGTTCTCCTACTCGCTGACGATGATTCCAGACTGGTTCGCGGCGATCGACAACGCCCTGCGAATCCTCAAGCCAGGCGGGACGATCGGCGTGGTCGATTTCTACGTTTCCCGTAAGTTTCCCGACGAGATGATGAAGCGTCATTCCTGGTCGACACGCAGCTTCTGGCCGGTTTGGTTTGCCTCGGACAATGTTTTTCCGTCGCGTGACCATGTTCCCTATTTGCGACGTCACTTCGAAACGACCAAACTAGAAGAGAACCGAGCCAAGGTTCCTTACCTGCTATGGTTCAAGACGCCGTACTATATCTTCACCGGTACGAAGAAGGAAAGCTAA
- a CDS encoding DUF692 domain-containing protein codes for MSPSRQTSQEPTQPRLGFDNLGLGVGLRAPHFGYLLEHWPTVDWFEIISENYIDSQGRPRYVLDQIAERYPVVMHGVSLSIGSTDPLDYDYLGKLKKLSGEIGACWISDHVCWTGVNGKNTHDLLPIPYNEETVQHVATRVRAVQDFLGQPLVLEDPSSYVTFADSNMTEWEFLTALTQETGCGLLLDVNNVYVSSVNHDFDPVEYIENIPWQNVVQFHLAGHTNMGDYCIDTHDGHVIDPVWQLYKLAHQRTGGVSTLLEWDANIPDFPTMHAEVLKARKLIQGESIASESGDAPADRSGVVVPHPAHHIDHEVG; via the coding sequence ATGTCTCCCTCGAGACAAACATCCCAAGAGCCAACTCAGCCCAGACTCGGATTCGACAACCTTGGTCTGGGCGTGGGACTGCGGGCCCCGCACTTTGGTTATCTGTTAGAGCACTGGCCGACCGTCGATTGGTTCGAGATCATCTCAGAGAACTATATCGACTCCCAAGGTCGACCGCGCTATGTGCTCGACCAAATCGCTGAGCGTTACCCGGTAGTCATGCATGGGGTTTCGCTTTCGATTGGAAGTACCGATCCGCTCGATTACGACTATCTTGGCAAACTGAAGAAGCTGTCTGGCGAAATCGGGGCCTGTTGGATTTCCGATCATGTCTGCTGGACCGGCGTAAACGGCAAGAACACGCACGATCTGTTGCCGATTCCTTACAACGAAGAAACTGTCCAGCATGTCGCCACGCGGGTGCGTGCCGTGCAAGACTTCCTGGGGCAACCGCTGGTACTGGAAGATCCCAGCAGTTACGTGACCTTCGCCGACTCGAACATGACCGAGTGGGAGTTTCTCACCGCGCTGACGCAGGAAACGGGCTGCGGCCTGTTACTCGATGTGAATAATGTCTACGTCTCGTCGGTGAATCACGATTTCGACCCGGTCGAGTACATCGAAAATATCCCTTGGCAAAACGTCGTTCAGTTCCACCTGGCCGGCCACACGAACATGGGGGATTACTGCATCGATACGCACGATGGCCATGTGATCGATCCGGTATGGCAGTTGTACAAGCTGGCTCATCAGCGGACCGGCGGCGTTTCGACGCTGTTGGAGTGGGACGCCAACATCCCTGATTTCCCCACAATGCATGCCGAAGTCCTTAAGGCTCGGAAGCTGATCCAAGGGGAATCGATCGCCAGCGAAAGCGGCGATGCCCCGGCGGACCGATCTGGCGTAGTCGTTCCCCACCCGGCGCATCACATCGATCACGAGGTTGGCTAA
- a CDS encoding YCF48-related protein: MNGCIRYRFGRFVSCANGYVVLVLLALLSPASRVWAEVPNTWYGDATLNDVHFVDDRHGVAVGDHGTIWHTSDAGANWQQIPSGTEAHLHAVHFSDPKHGWVVGGVPLPYSKQTRGVVLQSSDGGNSWHVMPDQMLPKLTSVHFQDTRHGWAVGHGSNIFPSGLFETTDGGRTWRSLPGTQEACFRKLAVLPNGELLLAGHGGNLSLADRGGIRQPSIQADPLRDMQAIVVAGSQGATAVGEGGLILSSTNAGSSWEILTPDCLGRTIRQTNFYAVERLGKQIWIGGAPGSVILHSNDAGQSFEIQKLPRTATIKAIYFRNETTGWAIGSFGTIMNTTNGGQTWNVQREGGSRLALLGIVHDPSIVPFELISYHAGTQGFLTGMEVLNRPTSKSGITRLPLQDAIASSGGDVGTTAWQFPAEDTKLNLSGKSMIAGWDMANDGQGLLAAEAYLVRLIRQWRPSVVLTDYADPTGKQPMAYLTNQIVLNAVEKAADIQAFPEHQEELGLAPWSVARVCSVMPEDANGSITLNATQISPQLAMSVSEHAGVSRGIAFSELLVGPPTVELKVLRSSTISEGRLTDIFSGISIPAGKEARRPPQQMPVVDLATLQRAAQKRRNMIEMINLAVKDEQRGALVLGQMLRLSEELAPERSVEVLFHLAQQANQSGNLSLAADMHHQIVRKFPQSSLAPRSAAWLIGFYASNEIRFHERSAVEFAAPTTRLESSEEEDEEPESEVAQVSFNKPENYQRPIESSQQGNQLIAELNQLMPQMLSDPAVAFSLERLLAAEGHSRQGESYVRRLLNLSQDNPWSQKAQWELALGRGNGRIDAPNVQATYGEVKPILDGNLNDPIWQAGKPVDFQAGTVSVEEGAPPAAMMVAFDDDYLYLAIRCMKSKKFQYEAPSKEARPRDADLEESDRVKISLDLDRDYATAYELTIDYRGMTSDALAGNQTWDPQWFVASKQDQATWTIEAAIPLGELTGEIIRPGTSWAMSAQRVIVGEGTESWPKSAVYEMGPSEFGLLQFR, from the coding sequence ATGAATGGATGCATTCGGTATCGTTTCGGTCGTTTCGTTTCTTGTGCCAACGGGTACGTGGTGCTGGTGCTGCTAGCACTGCTTTCGCCCGCCAGTCGCGTATGGGCCGAAGTGCCCAACACTTGGTACGGCGACGCGACGCTGAACGATGTGCATTTTGTCGACGATCGTCACGGGGTGGCGGTTGGTGATCATGGTACTATCTGGCACACTTCCGACGCCGGCGCGAACTGGCAACAGATTCCGTCCGGAACCGAGGCCCATTTGCACGCGGTTCATTTCTCCGATCCCAAGCATGGCTGGGTGGTCGGTGGTGTCCCGTTGCCCTATTCCAAACAAACACGCGGCGTGGTGCTGCAATCGTCGGACGGCGGCAACTCGTGGCATGTCATGCCAGATCAAATGTTGCCGAAGCTGACCAGCGTTCACTTTCAAGACACACGCCATGGCTGGGCAGTCGGGCACGGTTCGAATATTTTTCCGAGCGGCCTATTCGAGACCACCGATGGAGGCCGCACCTGGCGAAGCTTGCCTGGAACGCAGGAAGCTTGTTTCCGCAAACTAGCCGTGCTCCCCAACGGCGAGTTGCTGTTGGCGGGTCATGGTGGCAATCTTTCGCTGGCCGATCGTGGTGGAATTCGTCAGCCCAGCATCCAGGCCGATCCGCTGCGTGACATGCAGGCGATTGTCGTGGCAGGCTCGCAAGGGGCAACCGCCGTCGGTGAAGGAGGCCTGATCCTCAGCTCGACCAACGCCGGTTCATCATGGGAAATCCTCACGCCCGATTGTCTCGGACGGACGATCCGCCAAACCAACTTCTACGCGGTCGAGCGGCTCGGTAAGCAGATTTGGATCGGTGGTGCTCCTGGTAGTGTGATCCTTCATTCCAACGATGCTGGTCAATCGTTCGAGATTCAGAAGCTTCCCCGCACGGCGACCATTAAGGCGATCTACTTTCGCAACGAAACCACCGGGTGGGCGATTGGCTCGTTCGGCACCATCATGAACACGACCAACGGTGGACAGACTTGGAACGTGCAGCGCGAAGGTGGCTCGCGTCTTGCTTTGCTTGGCATCGTGCACGATCCATCGATCGTTCCGTTTGAACTGATTAGTTATCATGCCGGCACGCAAGGCTTTCTGACCGGGATGGAAGTTCTTAACCGTCCGACTTCCAAAAGTGGAATCACCCGTCTACCGCTACAAGACGCAATTGCCAGCAGCGGCGGCGACGTCGGAACTACGGCCTGGCAGTTTCCAGCAGAAGACACCAAGCTGAATCTCAGCGGCAAGTCGATGATTGCCGGCTGGGATATGGCGAACGATGGTCAAGGTTTGTTGGCTGCCGAAGCGTACCTGGTGCGGCTCATCCGGCAGTGGCGTCCTTCGGTTGTGCTGACCGATTACGCTGATCCCACCGGTAAGCAGCCGATGGCTTATCTCACCAATCAAATCGTCTTAAACGCGGTCGAGAAAGCCGCTGATATTCAAGCGTTCCCAGAACACCAAGAGGAATTGGGGCTTGCGCCGTGGTCGGTTGCCCGCGTTTGCAGCGTGATGCCAGAAGATGCGAACGGCTCGATTACCCTCAATGCGACGCAAATCTCACCGCAACTCGCCATGTCGGTTTCCGAACATGCGGGAGTTTCACGCGGAATTGCTTTCAGCGAGTTGCTCGTTGGTCCACCGACCGTTGAACTGAAAGTGCTTCGCTCTTCGACCATTTCTGAAGGGCGTCTGACCGATATCTTCAGTGGTATCTCGATCCCGGCGGGAAAAGAAGCGCGACGTCCTCCACAGCAAATGCCCGTGGTCGATCTGGCAACGCTACAGCGGGCCGCTCAAAAGCGACGCAACATGATTGAGATGATCAATCTCGCCGTGAAAGACGAACAACGAGGCGCTTTGGTCCTTGGCCAAATGCTGCGGTTAAGTGAAGAACTTGCCCCGGAACGAAGCGTTGAGGTGTTGTTTCACCTTGCCCAGCAAGCGAATCAAAGTGGCAACTTGAGCCTTGCGGCCGACATGCATCATCAGATTGTTCGCAAGTTCCCACAAAGCTCGCTGGCACCACGCTCGGCGGCTTGGCTAATTGGCTTTTACGCCAGTAACGAGATTCGCTTTCACGAGCGATCCGCGGTCGAATTCGCCGCTCCGACCACACGCTTGGAGTCGAGTGAGGAAGAGGATGAAGAACCGGAAAGCGAAGTCGCCCAGGTTAGCTTCAACAAGCCCGAAAACTACCAACGTCCTATCGAATCGTCGCAGCAAGGGAATCAACTGATTGCCGAGCTGAATCAGCTGATGCCGCAAATGCTGTCCGATCCGGCTGTGGCGTTTTCGTTGGAACGCTTGCTGGCGGCGGAAGGGCACTCGCGACAAGGAGAATCGTACGTTCGTCGACTCTTGAACTTGAGCCAGGACAATCCCTGGTCGCAGAAGGCACAATGGGAGTTGGCCTTGGGAAGGGGCAATGGCCGTATCGATGCTCCGAATGTCCAAGCCACTTATGGGGAAGTGAAGCCGATCCTCGACGGCAATCTGAACGATCCGATCTGGCAAGCCGGCAAACCGGTCGACTTCCAGGCCGGAACGGTTTCAGTCGAAGAAGGAGCCCCGCCAGCGGCGATGATGGTCGCTTTCGACGACGATTACTTGTATCTGGCGATTCGCTGCATGAAGTCGAAGAAGTTTCAATACGAAGCGCCGTCAAAAGAGGCCCGTCCACGTGACGCGGACCTCGAAGAGAGCGATCGCGTAAAGATTTCTCTCGATCTCGATCGCGACTATGCCACCGCTTACGAGCTGACCATCGACTATCGCGGAATGACGTCCGATGCCTTGGCCGGAAATCAGACGTGGGACCCGCAGTGGTTTGTTGCCTCCAAGCAGGATCAAGCGACCTGGACGATCGAAGCAGCAATTCCGCTCGGCGAATTGACCGGCGAAATCATTCGTCCCGGGACGTCCTGGGCCATGTCCGCTCAGCGCGTCATCGTGGGGGAAGGGACCGAATCTTGGCCGAAAAGTGCGGTTTACGAAATGGGCCCCAGCGAGTTCGGCCTCTTGCAATTTCGTTAA
- a CDS encoding FxsA family protein, translated as MLFITVPLLELFLLLWLSQVTSIWVTFGTVLFTGILGTLLARSQGFSTWQKIRGQMSGGQVPGSALADAAMIFMAGALLMTPGLLTDSVGFMLLIPPCRDWMKRRALDWAKKNVQFTTTTTVNGETRTYTNGPSEVVDSYVVPHEEERKSIEE; from the coding sequence ATGCTGTTCATCACGGTTCCGCTGCTGGAACTGTTTCTTCTGCTGTGGCTTTCTCAGGTCACCAGCATTTGGGTGACGTTTGGCACGGTGCTGTTCACCGGTATTCTGGGAACGTTGCTGGCACGCAGCCAGGGATTTTCGACCTGGCAGAAGATTCGTGGCCAGATGAGCGGCGGTCAAGTCCCAGGCAGTGCCTTGGCTGACGCGGCGATGATTTTCATGGCGGGGGCTTTGCTGATGACCCCCGGGCTGCTGACCGATTCGGTCGGCTTCATGCTGTTGATCCCGCCGTGTCGCGATTGGATGAAACGGCGGGCCCTGGACTGGGCGAAGAAGAACGTTCAGTTCACCACGACGACAACGGTCAACGGCGAAACTCGGACGTACACCAACGGTCCGTCCGAGGTGGTTGACTCGTACGTGGTTCCTCACGAAGAAGAACGCAAGTCGATCGAGGAATAA
- a CDS encoding DUF3419 family protein encodes MALVSWVRGRVFNFVHRNNLVYNTCWEDPRLDRVALDIKPHHNVMVITSAGCNALDYVLAGANHVYAVDMNPRQNALLDLKKAAIQNLEYEDFFSMFGKGQLLNFKDIYKDHLRSSLPEWSRGYWDRKIKYFKPRKRKSFYFRGTSGSFAKVVNMYVDNVLRMRPMVLDLLNAKDLQEQREIFDIIDRKLWTGPLKFAMSRDTTWSLVGVPRAQREHLEKQYANGIAEFVQDNMRAVFAELPIQDNYFWRVYVTGQYTETCCPEYLKPENFQTLKDGLVHKVSTHTDSVQHFLEKHTDHPLHRLVLLDHQDWLTDKLYFALVNEWQAIADRLQGEEDARIIWRTGGLNTDFVDEVEITHNGQKKQVGELLTYNQPLADELHVKDRVHTYGAFRIADIAA; translated from the coding sequence ATGGCATTGGTTAGCTGGGTTCGAGGTCGCGTCTTTAACTTCGTTCACCGTAATAACTTAGTTTACAATACATGCTGGGAAGACCCCCGTTTGGATCGGGTCGCCCTGGATATCAAGCCCCACCACAACGTGATGGTCATCACGTCGGCAGGCTGCAACGCCCTGGACTATGTCCTGGCCGGTGCAAACCACGTTTACGCGGTGGATATGAATCCGCGGCAAAACGCGCTGCTCGACCTGAAGAAAGCCGCCATCCAGAACCTGGAGTATGAAGACTTCTTCTCCATGTTCGGCAAAGGGCAACTGCTGAACTTCAAAGACATCTACAAGGATCACCTTCGCAGTTCCTTGCCAGAATGGTCGCGTGGCTACTGGGATCGCAAGATCAAGTACTTCAAGCCTCGCAAACGGAAGAGCTTCTACTTCCGCGGCACCTCTGGATCGTTTGCCAAAGTGGTGAACATGTACGTCGATAACGTACTGCGGATGCGTCCGATGGTGCTCGATTTGCTGAACGCGAAAGACTTGCAAGAGCAGCGCGAGATCTTCGATATCATCGATCGCAAGCTGTGGACTGGTCCCCTGAAGTTTGCGATGAGCCGCGATACCACGTGGAGCCTGGTTGGTGTGCCACGTGCCCAGCGGGAACACCTCGAGAAGCAATACGCTAACGGGATCGCCGAGTTCGTCCAAGACAACATGCGAGCCGTGTTCGCCGAATTGCCGATTCAGGACAACTACTTCTGGCGCGTCTACGTGACCGGTCAGTACACCGAGACCTGCTGTCCCGAGTACTTAAAGCCAGAAAACTTCCAGACGCTGAAAGATGGTCTGGTCCACAAAGTCAGCACGCATACCGACTCGGTGCAGCACTTCCTTGAGAAACACACCGATCACCCGCTGCACCGGCTGGTGCTGCTGGATCACCAAGACTGGCTGACAGACAAGCTGTACTTTGCCTTGGTCAACGAATGGCAAGCGATTGCTGATCGTCTGCAAGGGGAAGAAGATGCTCGCATCATCTGGCGAACGGGCGGCTTGAACACTGACTTCGTCGACGAAGTCGAGATCACGCACAACGGTCAGAAGAAGCAGGTCGGCGAACTGCTGACATACAATCAGCCACTGGCAGACGAGCTACACGTCAAAGATCGGGTGCATACCTACGGGGCGTTTCGGATCGCGGACATCGCGGCCTAG
- the bioF gene encoding 8-amino-7-oxononanoate synthase produces the protein MADPLAWIPEQLELLESLERRRSIHIRATQQGPSVDWKERELLNFSSNDYLNLAADPRLEAAACEAIQREGWGSGASPLITGRGQNQASLEVALAQFEATEAALTFASGFAANAGVIDALADRGDVILSDEKNHASIIDGTRLSKATVRVYPHRDLQYLENLLKQCSTFRRRLIVTDTLFSMDGDIAPLPELADLAEAYDAMLMVDEAHATGVFGENGRGLCEQFDVEDRVSIRVGTFSKALGGHGGFVVGSEPLIHWLVNRCRPYIFSTAPPAANAGAMLAALKIVHDEPQRRTDLLAKAKWLRGKLREIGWSLGDSESQIIPVIVGTENLAMTLSAQLHEMGMMVPGIRPPSVPDGECLLRISLSCGHTQQHLDTLVEALTELRLG, from the coding sequence ATGGCCGACCCACTCGCTTGGATCCCGGAACAACTCGAACTGCTCGAATCGCTCGAACGCCGACGATCGATCCACATCCGCGCTACGCAGCAAGGGCCAAGTGTCGACTGGAAGGAGCGGGAGCTGCTTAACTTCAGCAGCAACGATTACCTGAATTTGGCCGCCGACCCACGACTAGAAGCGGCTGCTTGCGAGGCGATCCAGCGTGAAGGGTGGGGGAGTGGTGCCAGCCCGTTGATCACCGGCCGCGGCCAAAATCAGGCATCCCTCGAAGTAGCGCTGGCACAATTCGAAGCAACCGAAGCGGCCCTCACCTTCGCCAGCGGCTTCGCCGCGAATGCGGGCGTGATCGATGCCTTAGCCGACCGAGGCGACGTGATCTTAAGCGACGAAAAGAATCACGCGAGCATCATCGACGGAACGCGCCTATCCAAGGCAACCGTTCGTGTTTACCCGCACCGCGATCTGCAATATCTCGAAAACCTGTTGAAGCAGTGCAGCACGTTTCGTCGGCGGCTGATTGTGACCGACACACTGTTTAGCATGGATGGCGACATCGCCCCGTTGCCCGAACTAGCCGACTTAGCCGAAGCGTACGACGCCATGCTGATGGTGGACGAAGCGCACGCGACGGGTGTTTTCGGCGAGAACGGTCGAGGTCTGTGCGAACAGTTTGATGTGGAAGATCGCGTATCGATTCGCGTTGGCACGTTCAGCAAAGCACTCGGTGGGCATGGCGGCTTTGTGGTGGGAAGCGAGCCACTGATTCATTGGCTGGTCAATCGCTGTCGGCCCTACATTTTTTCCACCGCCCCGCCGGCAGCGAACGCTGGTGCCATGCTCGCAGCACTAAAGATCGTTCATGACGAGCCGCAGCGGCGGACCGACTTACTTGCGAAAGCAAAGTGGCTGCGTGGCAAGCTCCGCGAGATTGGCTGGAGTTTGGGCGATAGCGAAAGCCAGATCATTCCGGTGATCGTCGGAACCGAGAACCTGGCGATGACTCTCTCGGCCCAGCTGCACGAGATGGGAATGATGGTTCCCGGAATACGTCCTCCATCGGTTCCCGACGGCGAGTGTCTGCTGCGAATCAGCCTTTCTTGTGGACACACCCAGCAGCACTTGGACACGTTGGTTGAGGCTCTGACCGAGTTGCGATTGGGCTAA